A stretch of Aphanothece sacrum FPU1 DNA encodes these proteins:
- a CDS encoding alpha-keto acid decarboxylase family protein, protein MISVGQYLCNRLQELGLNHIFGVPGDYVLSLMDVFVESPIDLICTCNELNAGYAADAYARIKGLGAVCITYGVGGFSLVNAVVGAYAERVPLVVISGGPNNAVRGNHLLLHHTTGDYNLQFSIMEKATVAAVIITEPGQAAKQIDQVLAACLHYKRPVYIEIPSDLVNQPCPPSVDISLPIKELTDINALNEAVEEAVTLLEKAKKPVILSGVEIHRFQMQSKLIKLLDKTGYPIATTLLGKSCIPELHPQFIGNYVGALSRESIRQRIETSDCILCLGAIMSDMNLGIYTAQLDAQKLINANSEKVKIKNHFYQPIYLGDFIDGLMNNLTSRNYESLDIKPASYLLTKNFEVKPDKKIISQKFYERINHFLDDDFIVISDTGDAIIATIDLLMHKGAEFIGQAFYLSIGYSIPACLGAALASPKHRPIVFVGDGAFQMTAQELSTIIRHKLNPIIFLLNNDGYTIERLIHDGPYNDIQPWKYHELPHIFGESWSCEVSTEGELEEALIKAKSNTDCVSFIEIHLDRFDCSPGLIRLGKEVNKMEMNELEKK, encoded by the coding sequence ATGATTAGTGTTGGTCAATATTTGTGTAATCGGTTACAAGAACTTGGTCTTAATCACATTTTTGGGGTTCCAGGTGATTATGTTCTTAGCTTAATGGATGTTTTTGTTGAAAGTCCAATTGATTTAATTTGTACCTGTAATGAACTTAATGCTGGATATGCTGCTGATGCTTATGCTAGAATCAAAGGATTAGGGGCTGTTTGCATTACCTATGGAGTGGGAGGATTTAGTTTAGTTAATGCGGTAGTTGGAGCTTATGCAGAACGAGTTCCTTTAGTGGTAATTAGCGGCGGACCTAATAATGCGGTTAGAGGAAATCATCTCTTATTACATCATACAACAGGAGATTATAATTTACAATTTTCTATTATGGAAAAAGCGACAGTTGCGGCTGTTATTATTACTGAACCAGGTCAAGCTGCTAAACAAATTGATCAAGTCTTAGCTGCCTGTCTCCATTATAAACGACCAGTTTACATTGAAATCCCTTCAGATTTAGTCAATCAACCTTGTCCCCCTTCTGTTGATATTTCACTTCCCATCAAAGAATTAACTGATATTAATGCTTTAAATGAAGCGGTAGAAGAAGCTGTTACCTTACTAGAAAAAGCAAAAAAACCTGTTATCTTATCTGGAGTAGAAATTCATAGATTTCAGATGCAAAGTAAATTGATAAAATTATTAGATAAAACAGGCTATCCTATTGCCACTACTTTACTAGGAAAATCCTGTATTCCAGAGTTACATCCTCAATTTATTGGTAATTATGTTGGGGCATTAAGTCGAGAATCTATCCGTCAACGTATTGAAACTTCTGACTGTATTTTATGTCTTGGCGCGATTATGTCTGATATGAATTTAGGCATTTATACTGCTCAACTTGATGCACAAAAATTAATTAATGCTAATTCTGAAAAAGTCAAAATAAAAAATCATTTTTATCAGCCTATTTATTTAGGAGATTTTATTGATGGATTAATGAATAATTTAACTTCGCGAAATTATGAATCATTAGACATTAAACCAGCTTCTTATTTATTAACAAAAAACTTTGAAGTTAAACCAGATAAAAAAATAATATCTCAGAAATTTTACGAACGAATTAATCATTTTTTAGATGATGATTTTATCGTTATTTCTGATACTGGAGATGCGATTATTGCCACCATTGATTTATTAATGCACAAAGGAGCAGAGTTTATTGGACAAGCTTTTTATCTGTCTATTGGTTATTCAATTCCCGCTTGTTTAGGGGCTGCTTTAGCCTCTCCAAAACATCGTCCTATTGTTTTTGTAGGAGACGGTGCATTTCAAATGACAGCCCAAGAATTATCTACCATTATTCGGCATAAACTTAATCCAATTATTTTCTTACTTAATAATGATGGTTATACTATTGAAAGATTAATTCATGATGGGCCATACAATGATATTCAACCTTGGAAATATCATGAATTACCTCATATTTTTGGCGAAAGTTGGAGTTGTGAAGTTTCAACAGAGGGGGAACTAGAAGAAGCCTTGATCAAGGCGAAAAGTAATACTGATTGTGTCTCTTTTATTGAAATTCATCTTGATCGCTTTGACTGTTCTCCCGGATTAATTCGTTTAGGAAAGGAGGTGAATAAAATGGAAATGAATGAATTAGAAAAAAAATGA
- a CDS encoding pentapeptide repeat-containing protein: MANLEHLILLEQGKTKWITWREHNPKIVPDLTELDLTNRNLQQAYLSKVNLSRSQLEGVQLEEANLENAELANVNLIRSILSYANLQGANLIGANLREANLQGANLCQANLIGTSLRQTYLKGADFSCAYLNRTNLSEANAIATNFCEADLTQATLYETELQGAYFYRANLTHAQLIQAHLCQAYLVRANLTEIIGDRVDLRWSNLTYANLEGANLRGANLSQANLRGANLRGANLSQANLRGANLKGSNLTETNLNGAELPENYSHHNFLKSSYFKAYFTQK; encoded by the coding sequence ATGGCTAATTTAGAACATCTTATATTACTAGAGCAAGGAAAGACAAAATGGATAACATGGCGAGAACATAACCCCAAAATTGTACCCGATCTCACAGAGCTTGATTTAACTAACAGAAATTTACAACAAGCTTATTTATCTAAAGTTAATTTAAGTCGCTCACAACTTGAAGGGGTACAACTAGAAGAAGCTAATCTAGAAAATGCGGAACTAGCTAATGTAAATCTTATCCGTTCTATTCTTAGTTATGCTAACCTCCAAGGAGCTAATTTAATCGGGGCTAATTTGCGTGAAGCTAATCTTCAAGGAGCTAATTTATGTCAAGCTAATTTAATTGGAACCTCTTTAAGACAGACTTATTTAAAAGGGGCTGATTTTAGTTGTGCTTATCTAAATCGAACTAATTTAAGTGAAGCTAATGCCATAGCAACTAATTTTTGCGAAGCAGATCTTACTCAAGCAACATTATATGAGACAGAGTTACAAGGAGCCTATTTTTATCGAGCTAATCTAACTCATGCTCAACTAATTCAAGCTCATTTATGTCAAGCTTATTTAGTCAGAGCTAATCTAACAGAAATTATAGGTGATCGTGTAGATTTACGTTGGAGTAATCTCACTTATGCTAACCTAGAAGGAGCTAATTTAAGAGGAGCTAATTTAAGTCAAGCTAACTTAAGAGGAGCTAATTTAAGAGGAGCTAATTTAAGTCAAGCTAATTTAAGAGGAGCCAATTTAAAAGGCTCTAATTTAACAGAAACGAATCTTAATGGAGCCGAATTACCGGAAAATTATAGTCATCATAATTTTCTAAAATCTTCTTATTTTAAAGCTTACTTTACCCAAAAATAG